One window of Mauremys reevesii isolate NIE-2019 linkage group 4, ASM1616193v1, whole genome shotgun sequence genomic DNA carries:
- the ABHD12B gene encoding protein ABHD12B isoform X2 codes for MKRRSQRGVAPPPPGPQGEGPAARAGDPPAGSPRPRGRRSSWLFKTLILHLLIIYVSVPFLIRLFPALLAKFVFLNIMAFPFVDFAKPELLLNHTVNFYLTTEPEVTIGVWHVLPASRGIEAQGKDHSWYEETLADDNPVIIYLHGNGGNRGQDTHFGSNCRASGHRVSLMKVMSGAGFHILALDYRGYGDSSGYPSETGLTTDAMCLYDWVKARSGNSTVLFWGHSLGSGVATNLARKLLEEKGIQVDLIVLEAAYTNIREAAAHIPITRIYRQFPGFEYLILDSMALGDMFFRNDENVKVLTSPLLILHSEDDPILPVHLGRKLFEIALHSYENKDKVKFVAFPEKLGLAHENICLDPELPAIVKGKMH; via the exons GAGGAGGTCATCCTGGTTATTCAAAACCCTAATCCTGCATCTCTTAATTATTTATGTTTCCGTACCGTTCCTTATACGTCTCTTTCCTGCGCTGTTGGCCAAGTTTGTCTTTCTCAACATTA TGGCATTTCCCTTTGTGGACTTTGCGAAACCTGAATTGCTGCTGAACCATACTGTAAACTTCTATCTCACAACCGAACCGGAGGTCACCATCGGCGTCTG GCATGTTTTGCCTGCTAGCAGGGGGATAGAAGCTCAAGGGAAGGACCACAGCTGGTATGAAGAAACTCTTGCAGACGATAATCCCGTTATAATTTACCTCCATGGCAATGGAGGTAACAG AGGCCAGGACACCCATTTTGGATCTAATTGCAG GGCTTCAGGGCACCGAGTTTCCTTGATGAAG GTGATGAGTGGTGCAGGCTTCCATATACTGGCTCTTGACTACAGAG GGTATGGGGATTCTAGTGGCTATCCAAGTGAGACGGGACTTACTACAGACGCCATGTGCCTCTATGACTGGGTAAAAGCCCGGAGTGGAAATAGCACAGTGCTCTTCTGGGGACACTCCTTGGGTAGTGG AGTAGCAACAAACCTTGCAAGAAAACTGCTTGAAGAAAAAG GCATCCAGGTGGACTTGATTGTTCTGGAAGCGGCCTACACCAACATCCGGGAGGCAGCAGCTCATATTCCCATTACCAGA ATCTACCGTCAATTCCCAGGATTTGAGTACTTAATCCTCGACTCAATGGCATTGGGTGACATGTTTTTCCGTAATGATGAGAA tgTTAAAGTGCTGACCAGTCCCCTTTTGATTTTGCATTCAGAAGATGACCCCATCTTGCCCGTCCACCTGGGTAGAAAG cTCTTTGAGATTGCTCTCCACTCCTATGAGAACAAAGACAAGGTCAAGTTTGTTGCCTTTCCAGAGAAGCTGGGCTTAGCCCATGAAAACATCTGTTTAGACCCAGAACTGCCAGCCATTGTGAA GGGGAAGATGcattaa
- the ABHD12B gene encoding protein ABHD12B isoform X3 translates to MKRRSQRGVAPPPPGPQGEGPAARAGDPPAGSPRPRGRRSSWLFKTLILHLLIIYVSVPFLIRLFPALLAKFVFLNIMAFPFVDFAKPELLLNHTVNFYLTTEPEVTIGVWHVLPASRGIEAQGKDHSWYEETLADDNPVIIYLHGNGGNRASGHRVSLMKVMSGAGFHILALDYRGYGDSSGYPSETGLTTDAMCLYDWVKARSGNSTVLFWGHSLGSGVATNLARKLLEEKGIQVDLIVLEAAYTNIREAAAHIPITRIYRQFPGFEYLILDSMALGDMFFRNDENVKVLTSPLLILHSEDDPILPVHLGRKLFEIALHSYENKDKVKFVAFPEKLGLAHENICLDPELPAIVKDFLKNTK, encoded by the exons GAGGAGGTCATCCTGGTTATTCAAAACCCTAATCCTGCATCTCTTAATTATTTATGTTTCCGTACCGTTCCTTATACGTCTCTTTCCTGCGCTGTTGGCCAAGTTTGTCTTTCTCAACATTA TGGCATTTCCCTTTGTGGACTTTGCGAAACCTGAATTGCTGCTGAACCATACTGTAAACTTCTATCTCACAACCGAACCGGAGGTCACCATCGGCGTCTG GCATGTTTTGCCTGCTAGCAGGGGGATAGAAGCTCAAGGGAAGGACCACAGCTGGTATGAAGAAACTCTTGCAGACGATAATCCCGTTATAATTTACCTCCATGGCAATGGAGGTAACAG GGCTTCAGGGCACCGAGTTTCCTTGATGAAG GTGATGAGTGGTGCAGGCTTCCATATACTGGCTCTTGACTACAGAG GGTATGGGGATTCTAGTGGCTATCCAAGTGAGACGGGACTTACTACAGACGCCATGTGCCTCTATGACTGGGTAAAAGCCCGGAGTGGAAATAGCACAGTGCTCTTCTGGGGACACTCCTTGGGTAGTGG AGTAGCAACAAACCTTGCAAGAAAACTGCTTGAAGAAAAAG GCATCCAGGTGGACTTGATTGTTCTGGAAGCGGCCTACACCAACATCCGGGAGGCAGCAGCTCATATTCCCATTACCAGA ATCTACCGTCAATTCCCAGGATTTGAGTACTTAATCCTCGACTCAATGGCATTGGGTGACATGTTTTTCCGTAATGATGAGAA tgTTAAAGTGCTGACCAGTCCCCTTTTGATTTTGCATTCAGAAGATGACCCCATCTTGCCCGTCCACCTGGGTAGAAAG cTCTTTGAGATTGCTCTCCACTCCTATGAGAACAAAGACAAGGTCAAGTTTGTTGCCTTTCCAGAGAAGCTGGGCTTAGCCCATGAAAACATCTGTTTAGACCCAGAACTGCCAGCCATTGTGAA AGACTTCCTGAAGAACACCAAGTGA
- the ABHD12B gene encoding protein ABHD12B isoform X1 yields the protein MKRRSQRGVAPPPPGPQGEGPAARAGDPPAGSPRPRGRRSSWLFKTLILHLLIIYVSVPFLIRLFPALLAKFVFLNIMAFPFVDFAKPELLLNHTVNFYLTTEPEVTIGVWHVLPASRGIEAQGKDHSWYEETLADDNPVIIYLHGNGGNRGQDTHFGSNCRASGHRVSLMKVMSGAGFHILALDYRGYGDSSGYPSETGLTTDAMCLYDWVKARSGNSTVLFWGHSLGSGVATNLARKLLEEKGIQVDLIVLEAAYTNIREAAAHIPITRIYRQFPGFEYLILDSMALGDMFFRNDENVKVLTSPLLILHSEDDPILPVHLGRKLFEIALHSYENKDKVKFVAFPEKLGLAHENICLDPELPAIVKDFLKNTK from the exons GAGGAGGTCATCCTGGTTATTCAAAACCCTAATCCTGCATCTCTTAATTATTTATGTTTCCGTACCGTTCCTTATACGTCTCTTTCCTGCGCTGTTGGCCAAGTTTGTCTTTCTCAACATTA TGGCATTTCCCTTTGTGGACTTTGCGAAACCTGAATTGCTGCTGAACCATACTGTAAACTTCTATCTCACAACCGAACCGGAGGTCACCATCGGCGTCTG GCATGTTTTGCCTGCTAGCAGGGGGATAGAAGCTCAAGGGAAGGACCACAGCTGGTATGAAGAAACTCTTGCAGACGATAATCCCGTTATAATTTACCTCCATGGCAATGGAGGTAACAG AGGCCAGGACACCCATTTTGGATCTAATTGCAG GGCTTCAGGGCACCGAGTTTCCTTGATGAAG GTGATGAGTGGTGCAGGCTTCCATATACTGGCTCTTGACTACAGAG GGTATGGGGATTCTAGTGGCTATCCAAGTGAGACGGGACTTACTACAGACGCCATGTGCCTCTATGACTGGGTAAAAGCCCGGAGTGGAAATAGCACAGTGCTCTTCTGGGGACACTCCTTGGGTAGTGG AGTAGCAACAAACCTTGCAAGAAAACTGCTTGAAGAAAAAG GCATCCAGGTGGACTTGATTGTTCTGGAAGCGGCCTACACCAACATCCGGGAGGCAGCAGCTCATATTCCCATTACCAGA ATCTACCGTCAATTCCCAGGATTTGAGTACTTAATCCTCGACTCAATGGCATTGGGTGACATGTTTTTCCGTAATGATGAGAA tgTTAAAGTGCTGACCAGTCCCCTTTTGATTTTGCATTCAGAAGATGACCCCATCTTGCCCGTCCACCTGGGTAGAAAG cTCTTTGAGATTGCTCTCCACTCCTATGAGAACAAAGACAAGGTCAAGTTTGTTGCCTTTCCAGAGAAGCTGGGCTTAGCCCATGAAAACATCTGTTTAGACCCAGAACTGCCAGCCATTGTGAA AGACTTCCTGAAGAACACCAAGTGA